One window of Thermoanaerobaculia bacterium genomic DNA carries:
- a CDS encoding SDR family oxidoreductase produces the protein MNPMLREGSFSGSSVLITGGGSGLGKKIAEYVLTLGGRVLICSRDETKLASAARELKSLGEIGWKTCDVRDPHAVRRLFRDAEDIMGGVDHLINNAAGNFIRPAVRLPEKAFANVIDIVINGTFACSRAFAVACERRNKGGSILNILATYAWHGGPGTVHSAVAKGGVLAMTRTLAVEWSYLGIRVNAVAPGAMETRGAGDRLWPSEEMEERVRTASLPGRFVSLEEVADACLYLMSPHADYINGECLTLDGGDWLGRGILKYIDGEIPVVRRRLEKEDDRKRD, from the coding sequence ATGAATCCCATGCTGCGGGAGGGAAGTTTCAGCGGAAGCTCGGTCCTGATCACCGGAGGAGGAAGCGGTCTGGGGAAAAAAATTGCTGAATATGTGCTTACGCTGGGGGGACGGGTACTCATCTGTTCGCGGGATGAGACGAAGCTCGCCTCTGCGGCCAGGGAACTGAAATCTCTGGGAGAGATTGGCTGGAAAACCTGTGATGTGCGTGATCCCCATGCGGTGCGGCGTCTATTCCGGGACGCGGAAGACATCATGGGCGGGGTGGACCATCTGATCAACAATGCCGCGGGGAATTTCATCCGTCCCGCTGTCCGGCTTCCGGAAAAGGCCTTCGCCAATGTCATCGACATTGTTATTAATGGAACCTTCGCCTGCTCCCGGGCCTTTGCCGTCGCCTGCGAGAGAAGAAACAAAGGTGGATCCATCCTGAATATCCTTGCCACCTATGCGTGGCACGGCGGACCGGGCACCGTTCACAGTGCCGTTGCGAAAGGTGGAGTCCTCGCCATGACCCGGACGCTGGCCGTGGAGTGGTCTTATCTCGGCATTCGGGTGAATGCCGTGGCTCCGGGAGCCATGGAAACACGAGGGGCCGGGGATCGTCTATGGCCTTCCGAAGAAATGGAGGAACGGGTGCGAACTGCAAGCCTGCCGGGACGCTTCGTCAGCCTGGAGGAAGTCGCGGATGCCTGTCTCTACCTGATGAGTCCCCATGCTGACTATATTAATGGAGAATGTCTGACTCTGGATGGAGGGGACTGGCTGGGACGAGGCATTCTTAAATATATTGACGGCGAGATTCCCGTCGTCCGACGCAGATTGGAAAAAGAAGACGATCGGAAAAGAGATTAG
- a CDS encoding enoyl-CoA hydratase/isomerase family protein, with protein sequence MEDPVVQIEQRGEALRLRLNRPRAFNALNSKMIASLSEALDRAVREQPRLLIYTGSGRFFCFGVDFQHMKGEDIPSMVQSLLPEFQNVIRTLHVFPAPTICILNGHAAGAGLDLALAADFRIAVPGIKLSEAFVRWGLVPDGGGSLLLPRLVGLSRARRMALTGEAVPSETALDWGLIDEIVPEPELNHCIARWTETLSSLPREAYLSTRRLLNHHGGVDLDQALTEEAVTQKERLQSQEFRKILDTGGRP encoded by the coding sequence ATGGAAGACCCGGTCGTACAAATCGAACAACGCGGTGAAGCCCTGAGGCTCAGGCTGAATCGCCCCAGAGCCTTCAACGCTCTGAATTCGAAGATGATAGCTTCCCTTTCTGAAGCGCTGGATCGAGCCGTGCGGGAACAGCCGCGGCTACTGATCTATACAGGATCCGGCCGTTTTTTTTGCTTTGGTGTTGATTTCCAGCATATGAAGGGAGAGGATATTCCTTCGATGGTTCAATCCCTTCTGCCTGAATTTCAGAACGTGATACGAACGCTTCATGTTTTTCCTGCACCCACAATCTGCATCCTGAACGGTCACGCCGCAGGAGCCGGGCTGGATCTTGCCCTGGCGGCGGATTTTCGGATTGCCGTTCCCGGGATTAAGCTTTCCGAGGCCTTTGTTCGATGGGGACTCGTTCCCGATGGGGGAGGATCGCTTCTTCTCCCACGACTGGTCGGACTCTCCCGCGCCAGGCGCATGGCCCTGACCGGTGAAGCCGTTCCTTCCGAGACTGCTCTGGACTGGGGTTTGATCGATGAAATTGTCCCTGAACCGGAGTTGAATCATTGTATCGCCCGGTGGACGGAAACGCTGTCTTCCCTGCCCCGGGAAGCCTATCTGTCCACGCGAAGACTGTTGAATCACCATGGAGGTGTGGATCTTGATCAAGCCCTGACCGAAGAGGCGGTGACCCAGAAAGAACGGTTACAGTCGCAGGAGTTCCGGAAAATTCTTGATACGGGAGGTCGTCCATGA
- a CDS encoding PD-(D/E)XK nuclease family protein → MIRIRDIPVSEDFLSYVLEEIQAGGRSVVTVFPGKRPVHFARRAYARKMGRVTESPDMVTQEIFLTRVAGLENQPALAEADAVYLVREAILARGPSTLRTLAEDLAQFYPWGVEFFRILDELDRENVSLDLLSSLKEWIPAETLREETRDYLDALPAIRSIFHTLLEDRNAATSGRIARMALQRLESAEAELPQKVIYAGPFALTGIERACLASMGKWSNVVILRHQDGRPWTAFERHHELLDHPPDVVTRAKLPSIQIHQAPNVHGELLALKNLLLQINPEEWERTAIVLPEPSSLLPLLWEVMTCLHVPYNITLGYPLTRTPLVTLFHQILDLLETERDGAFHLGSYLSVLFHPYVKNFHRGLQDSASMRILVHGIDEWVRSSGLIYATLEELGGREGIFQRASAMSGDKVGPAGLRDAFSYLQDLLIGRIRSVRTLREMGEAFSDLLEALAEFSPARFYPFFNEFFIEASRALEQLASLLIADEPLEDPHLLYQLLRHHLNSIRVPFTGQPLRGLQILGLLETRDLSFDTVYVLDVNTDILPSVSRFDPLLPSSLRGILGLPGSNDREEVMKYHFYRLVESSQNVHLFYRDNPSQSRSHFIEELVYEVEMREGRIGVVQPKPTMVPQLPDVCSPPAVTKTPELIERMKKMVFSASSLDSYLMCPMLFYYQKILGLQEREEITEELEALDVGERLHGIMEDLFLPHRGTLLTDPAFEEMKVNLPEKIRERFGSGGGSVLFRHLAELRLRDFLEAEQLRAGQDPPRLLAVEEKITEKIPAGKYIPMVTGRIDRMEERESGLVLIDYKSGKDLKRKYMPRTEVSRDGFERDAIRSRLGSFQFPLYVELIHQTRSLPYEHIQAEALSLRDIRNNPVPLFKPGVNREEFMEGVFRPSLEALLDQLFDPHLPFMPDPLDDRHCNRCPFTTLCRRQAWSGGEESDSSEPHSG, encoded by the coding sequence ATGATCAGGATCCGGGACATTCCCGTTTCAGAGGATTTTCTGTCTTATGTCCTTGAAGAAATTCAGGCCGGCGGTCGCTCTGTTGTCACGGTCTTCCCCGGGAAGCGTCCCGTCCATTTTGCCCGTCGAGCCTATGCTCGAAAAATGGGACGGGTCACGGAATCACCCGATATGGTGACCCAGGAAATCTTCCTGACGCGGGTTGCAGGGTTAGAGAACCAACCTGCACTTGCTGAAGCTGATGCTGTCTATCTTGTTCGGGAAGCAATCCTTGCCCGGGGCCCCTCCACGCTTCGAACCCTGGCTGAGGACCTGGCACAATTTTATCCCTGGGGTGTCGAATTTTTCCGAATTCTGGATGAGCTGGATCGAGAAAATGTATCATTGGATCTCCTTTCATCTCTGAAAGAATGGATTCCGGCGGAGACTCTCCGGGAGGAAACCCGGGACTACCTGGATGCACTCCCGGCGATTCGAAGTATCTTTCATACCCTGTTGGAGGACAGAAACGCGGCGACGTCAGGGAGGATCGCCCGAATGGCTCTGCAGCGCCTCGAATCGGCTGAGGCCGAACTCCCCCAAAAGGTGATCTATGCAGGTCCCTTCGCGCTTACCGGAATAGAGAGGGCCTGCCTGGCGTCCATGGGAAAATGGAGCAATGTGGTCATCCTCCGTCATCAGGATGGGAGGCCCTGGACGGCATTTGAACGCCACCATGAACTGCTGGATCATCCTCCTGATGTGGTCACCCGTGCGAAACTTCCTTCCATCCAGATCCACCAGGCACCCAATGTGCATGGTGAGCTTTTAGCTCTCAAGAACCTTCTTCTCCAGATAAACCCGGAGGAATGGGAACGGACAGCCATTGTTCTTCCGGAGCCTTCCTCCCTGTTGCCTCTTCTCTGGGAGGTCATGACCTGTCTGCATGTTCCCTATAACATTACCCTTGGATATCCATTAACGAGGACACCTCTGGTGACCCTGTTTCATCAGATTCTGGATCTCCTCGAGACAGAACGGGATGGTGCCTTTCACCTCGGGTCCTACCTCTCGGTCCTCTTTCATCCGTATGTGAAGAATTTTCACAGGGGACTTCAGGATTCTGCCTCGATGCGCATCCTGGTTCACGGAATAGATGAGTGGGTTCGGTCATCCGGTCTTATCTACGCGACTCTGGAAGAGCTCGGGGGAAGGGAAGGTATCTTTCAGCGTGCCTCCGCCATGTCAGGGGATAAGGTGGGACCCGCGGGTCTCCGCGATGCTTTCTCTTACCTCCAGGACCTGCTGATCGGCAGGATTCGTTCGGTACGGACTCTTAGAGAGATGGGGGAGGCATTTTCCGACCTCCTGGAAGCTCTGGCGGAATTTTCTCCCGCACGTTTTTACCCCTTTTTCAACGAGTTTTTCATTGAAGCGTCCCGAGCCCTGGAACAGCTTGCAAGCCTGCTTATCGCGGACGAACCGTTAGAGGATCCCCATCTGCTCTATCAACTTCTGCGCCATCATCTCAATTCCATTCGCGTCCCCTTTACCGGTCAGCCGCTCCGGGGGTTGCAGATCCTGGGTCTGCTCGAGACGAGAGATCTTTCTTTCGATACGGTATATGTTCTGGATGTTAACACGGATATCCTCCCTTCCGTTTCCCGCTTTGATCCCCTTCTGCCCTCTTCCCTGCGAGGGATTCTGGGGCTTCCGGGATCGAATGATCGAGAAGAAGTAATGAAGTACCATTTTTATCGTCTCGTGGAAAGTTCACAAAATGTCCATCTGTTCTATCGTGATAATCCTTCTCAGTCCCGCTCTCACTTTATCGAAGAACTCGTATATGAAGTCGAAATGAGAGAGGGCCGGATCGGAGTCGTGCAGCCGAAGCCCACAATGGTTCCACAATTACCGGACGTCTGCAGTCCGCCCGCCGTTACAAAGACACCGGAATTGATTGAGCGGATGAAGAAGATGGTGTTCAGCGCTTCTTCCCTGGATTCTTACCTCATGTGTCCCATGTTGTTCTATTACCAGAAGATTCTCGGTCTGCAGGAACGGGAAGAGATAACTGAGGAACTGGAGGCTCTGGATGTGGGGGAGCGCCTTCACGGCATCATGGAAGATCTCTTTTTGCCGCACAGGGGAACCCTGCTGACAGATCCCGCCTTTGAGGAGATGAAGGTCAACCTTCCCGAAAAAATCCGGGAACGTTTCGGGTCCGGGGGAGGAAGCGTCCTTTTTCGCCATCTTGCGGAACTTCGCCTTCGAGACTTTCTTGAAGCAGAGCAGCTTCGCGCCGGACAGGATCCTCCGCGTCTCCTTGCCGTGGAAGAGAAAATCACGGAAAAAATCCCTGCCGGTAAGTACATACCCATGGTGACGGGCCGGATCGATCGAATGGAAGAGCGGGAATCGGGCCTTGTTTTAATCGATTACAAGAGCGGAAAGGATCTTAAGAGGAAGTACATGCCCCGGACTGAGGTGTCCCGGGATGGATTCGAGAGAGACGCCATCCGCTCCAGGCTTGGTTCCTTTCAGTTTCCCCTCTACGTGGAACTCATCCATCAGACACGGTCCCTGCCCTATGAACACATTCAGGCAGAAGCGCTCTCTCTCCGCGATATACGGAATAATCCTGTTCCTCTGTTTAAACCCGGCGTGAACCGGGAGGAATTTATGGAAGGGGTCTTCCGCCCGTCCCTTGAAGCTCTTCTCGACCAACTTTTTGATCCACATCTTCCCTTTATGCCCGATCCCCTGGACGACCGACACTGTAACCGCTGTCCCTTTACCACACTCTGTCGACGGCAGGCGTGGTCCGGGGGAGAAGAATCAGATTCCTCGGAACCCCATTCCGGCTAG
- a CDS encoding UvrD-helicase domain-containing protein gives MSVLRPAGTLSFPHIQKLEASAGSGKTHALTARYLQFLLSDSVPSRGLSQLLAITFTNRAASEMKGRILEWLKKLILSDKAVTEEMVKLTGVQPDVLSLRAGEFLSAIFRNYQDFSVRTIDSFFTGLAHGASLELGLPPWAAIELDARPFLIFALSEFLEQSGGNEPEDRLLREVVNFLFTTRNDIRWDVHEELLENLILFRGLESASGLPVWADPSTQERLFRRLGLFRSAARRILELAEEQDVRFQRHEAIVDKLRILSESSTLQPYFESKFFSRELSDAVLIRCRDSITEPMVRNWERLQRLAASILRLQAETAFVPALSLKQKVEDLVDKKLTRDGAFLLDRLGGRLRRCLLSEGAVPTIYFYWGDRIAHYLIDEFQDTSQSQWDGMAPLVENTLAQQGSLFFVGDKKQAIYRFRGGSAELFDEIVPSLSHATLYENRLPTNWRSRGEIVSYINGIFRMENLEPWFHGEPIARLSLPDTTLDRIGKVYAGASQEWNEPGGYVHVEKPEPSGELSSDDLKVWLMEKILHDHLPAILARHPPRDIAILVRKNREVEMISSMLLKESIPVASARTLQVTASQVVKEILAFMAFLDSPLDDLAFLAFLTGEAFTRISGLCTSDLFSLFHERDRREKQPLYTLFRSTHSDSWDAWIRPFFSAVGHLPPYDLLQEMISVYGLENRFPDQRGFLLHLLELLMDLEGKGINGIGEILTFIKDEANASALQVPLLEDSDAVKVLSLHAAKGLGFPVVILPFPYMVKENPAYGVERRSDRVRLFRLGKNADRSPFLQKIQLEEKGKGLLDEINAFYVSMTRAKDELYLFLPRFGNRSWAGKIPVPVDLEPGEARKIGAPVPGGEMKTVPPTPSLHVPRIRPWQEKLHRRGLSFQGSRGRAQQRAMHRGDQVHLVLSRVKEIDTDLDRLFDELSIPEGDRGDIRILLENLFSHPGIREFFQRSQKSEIYSEYALLNRDGEVFVLDRLIRESGASTILDWKTGEGPTELQVQQVKQYMKLVMDLHPEDEVRGFLIFVDRPEWHEVTVP, from the coding sequence GTGAGCGTACTGCGTCCGGCCGGAACCCTTTCCTTTCCCCACATTCAAAAGCTGGAAGCCTCGGCGGGATCCGGGAAAACCCATGCCCTGACCGCACGATACCTTCAGTTCCTTCTGTCGGACAGCGTCCCTTCCAGGGGGCTGTCCCAGCTTCTTGCCATAACCTTCACGAACCGTGCCGCCAGTGAGATGAAGGGAAGAATCCTGGAGTGGCTCAAGAAGCTGATTCTCAGCGATAAGGCCGTCACGGAAGAAATGGTCAAGCTCACGGGTGTTCAGCCTGACGTGCTTTCCCTGCGGGCGGGGGAGTTTCTATCGGCCATTTTCCGAAATTATCAGGATTTTTCAGTTCGTACCATCGACTCGTTCTTTACAGGTCTTGCCCATGGCGCATCCCTTGAGCTCGGGCTTCCGCCCTGGGCCGCGATTGAACTGGATGCCCGTCCATTCCTTATCTTTGCCCTCTCGGAATTCCTGGAACAATCCGGTGGAAACGAGCCAGAAGACCGCCTTCTGCGCGAGGTTGTGAACTTTCTCTTTACGACCCGGAATGATATTCGCTGGGATGTTCACGAGGAGCTTTTGGAGAATCTCATCCTGTTCCGCGGTCTGGAAAGTGCTTCCGGATTGCCCGTATGGGCCGACCCTTCCACTCAGGAAAGATTGTTTAGGCGATTGGGTTTATTCAGAAGTGCGGCCAGGCGTATTCTTGAGCTTGCGGAAGAACAGGATGTCCGGTTCCAGCGACACGAAGCCATCGTGGACAAGCTGCGAATACTGTCTGAATCATCCACGCTGCAGCCCTATTTTGAATCGAAGTTTTTTTCAAGAGAACTGTCGGATGCGGTTCTGATTCGCTGCCGGGATTCGATCACCGAACCCATGGTGCGTAACTGGGAACGTCTTCAGCGCCTTGCTGCCTCAATTCTTCGTCTTCAGGCAGAGACGGCCTTCGTCCCCGCACTTTCCCTGAAACAGAAGGTCGAAGATCTGGTGGATAAAAAACTTACGCGGGACGGTGCTTTTTTACTGGATCGGCTGGGTGGGAGACTTCGCAGATGCCTGTTATCCGAAGGTGCGGTTCCCACGATCTATTTCTACTGGGGAGACCGTATTGCCCACTATCTTATCGATGAGTTTCAGGATACAAGCCAGAGCCAGTGGGATGGAATGGCTCCCCTTGTCGAAAACACCCTTGCCCAGCAGGGTTCTCTATTCTTCGTGGGCGACAAAAAGCAGGCCATTTATCGGTTTCGCGGAGGAAGTGCTGAGCTCTTTGATGAAATCGTCCCATCCCTGTCCCATGCGACTCTCTATGAGAACCGTCTGCCGACAAACTGGAGAAGCCGCGGAGAGATCGTTTCCTATATCAATGGAATCTTCCGGATGGAAAATCTGGAGCCATGGTTTCATGGTGAACCGATCGCCAGGCTCAGTCTTCCCGATACGACCCTCGACCGGATCGGGAAGGTCTATGCGGGTGCCTCTCAGGAGTGGAATGAACCGGGTGGGTATGTTCATGTGGAAAAACCGGAACCATCCGGAGAACTATCCAGTGATGATCTGAAGGTATGGCTGATGGAAAAGATTCTTCACGATCATCTTCCCGCGATCCTGGCCCGCCATCCTCCCCGCGACATCGCCATTCTCGTTCGAAAAAACCGGGAAGTCGAGATGATCAGTTCCATGCTGTTGAAGGAAAGTATTCCCGTTGCCTCGGCGAGGACCCTTCAGGTGACGGCCTCCCAGGTCGTAAAGGAAATCCTTGCATTCATGGCATTTCTCGATTCACCGCTGGATGATCTTGCCTTCCTTGCCTTTCTGACCGGAGAAGCCTTTACCCGGATTTCAGGATTGTGCACGTCGGATCTCTTTTCCCTGTTCCATGAGAGGGACAGGCGAGAGAAACAACCCCTGTACACCCTGTTTCGAAGCACCCATTCCGACTCCTGGGATGCATGGATCCGACCCTTCTTTTCCGCGGTGGGCCATCTTCCGCCATACGACCTCCTGCAGGAAATGATTTCGGTGTATGGGCTGGAAAACCGTTTTCCTGATCAGCGAGGTTTTCTGCTTCATCTGCTGGAACTTCTGATGGATCTGGAAGGAAAGGGGATCAATGGTATTGGAGAAATCCTCACCTTTATCAAGGATGAAGCGAACGCGTCCGCACTACAGGTACCACTCCTGGAAGATTCCGACGCAGTGAAGGTTCTGAGTCTCCATGCCGCCAAAGGTCTGGGTTTCCCTGTGGTCATCCTGCCCTTCCCCTATATGGTAAAAGAGAATCCCGCTTATGGGGTCGAACGAAGGAGTGATCGTGTCCGACTTTTTCGCCTGGGGAAGAATGCTGACCGCTCACCTTTTCTTCAGAAAATCCAGCTGGAGGAGAAGGGAAAAGGTCTTCTGGATGAAATCAATGCGTTTTACGTTTCCATGACCCGTGCCAAGGATGAACTCTATCTCTTCCTTCCCCGGTTCGGGAATCGATCCTGGGCAGGAAAAATCCCCGTTCCGGTTGATCTGGAGCCAGGAGAAGCCAGGAAAATAGGAGCCCCGGTTCCTGGAGGGGAGATGAAAACGGTTCCGCCGACACCTTCCCTTCATGTGCCCAGGATCCGACCCTGGCAGGAGAAGCTCCACCGACGGGGATTGAGTTTCCAGGGCAGCCGGGGAAGGGCTCAACAACGCGCCATGCACAGAGGAGATCAGGTTCATCTTGTTCTTTCCCGTGTCAAAGAGATCGATACCGATCTCGATCGTCTGTTCGACGAGCTGTCCATTCCGGAAGGGGACCGCGGGGATATCAGGATCCTCCTGGAGAACCTCTTTTCGCACCCGGGAATCCGGGAGTTTTTTCAACGATCTCAGAAATCGGAAATTTACAGCGAATATGCTCTCCTCAACCGGGATGGAGAAGTCTTTGTTCTGGACCGCCTCATTCGAGAGAGTGGTGCATCGACCATCCTGGACTGGAAGACGGGTGAAGGGCCGACCGAACTTCAGGTTCAACAGGTTAAGCAGTATATGAAATTAGTCATGGACCTCCATCCCGAGGATGAGGTCCGGGGTTTCCTGATCTTTGTGGACCGTCCTGAGTGGCATGAGGTGACGGTACCATGA
- a CDS encoding polyprenyl synthetase family protein yields the protein MRTAASLPVIKDFLPLVQEVENFLINELSEGPQSVREAATYMAGAGGKRLRPALMLAVSRLLDVDRSKVIPMAAAVEWLHTATLIHDDIIDDAELRRGKPALYKIMGHNVSVLVGDFLYALAIKEAVKTRKLAIIDILAETTVKMIEGEILALEHLCDPSMDEALYFDIITRKTAHLFATATTIPAHLNGSNPGQLRALKDYGTNFGIAFQMIDDMKDFTKSEAQRGKPVLQDLKEGKLTLPVLYLKKHVKGKERDALEAMMSHCDEARVDLFALVNQYDTLKDVKDLANSYLDRARAALTFFPDSPARTILMEAPDYILS from the coding sequence ATGAGAACTGCAGCATCCCTGCCGGTTATCAAAGATTTTCTTCCCCTCGTCCAGGAGGTTGAAAACTTTCTGATCAATGAATTGTCAGAAGGTCCTCAGTCCGTAAGGGAAGCCGCGACCTACATGGCCGGGGCGGGAGGAAAACGCCTTCGTCCAGCTCTCATGCTGGCTGTATCCAGATTGCTCGACGTGGACCGCAGTAAGGTCATCCCCATGGCGGCAGCCGTCGAGTGGCTTCATACGGCCACCCTCATCCATGATGACATTATTGATGACGCAGAACTCCGCAGGGGAAAACCCGCTCTTTACAAAATCATGGGCCACAACGTATCGGTTCTGGTGGGTGATTTCCTCTATGCCCTGGCGATCAAAGAAGCGGTGAAGACCCGAAAGCTTGCCATCATCGATATTCTGGCGGAAACGACGGTCAAAATGATTGAGGGAGAGATCCTGGCGCTGGAGCATCTCTGTGATCCCTCCATGGACGAAGCCCTCTATTTCGATATCATCACACGGAAAACCGCCCACCTCTTTGCTACCGCGACTACCATACCGGCCCATTTGAACGGCTCCAATCCCGGGCAGTTACGTGCACTGAAAGATTATGGAACCAACTTCGGGATTGCCTTTCAGATGATCGATGACATGAAAGACTTTACGAAGTCCGAAGCACAGCGGGGGAAACCCGTTCTCCAGGATCTCAAGGAGGGGAAGCTCACCCTGCCCGTTCTCTACCTGAAAAAGCACGTCAAGGGAAAGGAAAGAGACGCGCTTGAGGCTATGATGAGCCATTGTGACGAAGCCCGGGTAGACCTCTTTGCCCTGGTGAACCAATATGACACTCTGAAGGATGTAAAAGATCTGGCAAATTCCTATCTGGATCGAGCCAGGGCGGCCCTGACCTTCTTTCCGGATTCTCCTGCCCGGACCATCCTCATGGAAGCACCCGACTACATTCTTTCATAA
- the purH gene encoding bifunctional phosphoribosylaminoimidazolecarboxamide formyltransferase/IMP cyclohydrolase translates to MVIKIKRALISTYDKTGLTDVATFLAGKGVEIVSTGGTSAFLEKVGIRHKKVEELTGFPEILGGRVKTLHPIVHAGILADQNSEDHMEQLSKLGIEPFQLVIVNLYPFREVIRRGCTEDEAIENIDIGGPTMVRAAAKNHRSVCVVMDPADYHVLTKTIEEHGGIPAEFSRQMALRTFSRTAMYDATIVESFSRMWDGETFPEHIVCNLRRVGTLRYGENSHQESALYKLGNLEAGLTDLRKIQGKELSFNNILDMDSAWRCVSDFIQPAAVVVKHTNPCGMGRGETLLEAFERAWSTDPKSAFGGVIALNRSCTPELAEKICANFVEVVVAPDFSEPALEIFSKKKNLRLVAMPALTVMESFDLKRVWGGFLLQTWDQGDPNTTEWKVVTRRKPSAEEEEALAFNWKVIRHVKSNAIIFGTANQTVGIGAGQMSRVDAVELAVKKAELPLQGTVVASDAFFPFRDNVDAIAASGATGIIQPGGSIRDEEVIAAADEHNLTMIFTGVRHFKH, encoded by the coding sequence ATGGTTATTAAGATCAAGCGAGCATTGATTTCGACCTATGACAAAACCGGTCTGACCGACGTCGCCACATTCCTTGCCGGCAAGGGAGTGGAAATTGTGTCAACGGGAGGTACGTCGGCCTTTCTCGAGAAGGTGGGGATTCGTCATAAAAAGGTCGAGGAATTGACCGGCTTTCCGGAGATTCTCGGAGGAAGAGTGAAAACCCTTCACCCGATTGTTCATGCCGGAATTCTCGCGGATCAGAACTCCGAAGACCACATGGAACAGCTCTCAAAGCTGGGTATCGAACCATTCCAGCTCGTGATTGTAAATCTCTATCCCTTTCGTGAGGTCATCCGCCGGGGCTGTACCGAGGACGAAGCCATCGAGAACATCGACATTGGCGGTCCGACCATGGTCCGTGCGGCGGCAAAGAACCACCGGAGTGTCTGTGTGGTAATGGACCCGGCAGACTATCATGTCCTTACCAAAACCATCGAAGAACATGGCGGCATCCCCGCTGAATTTTCCCGCCAGATGGCTCTGCGGACCTTTTCACGCACGGCGATGTACGACGCGACCATCGTGGAAAGTTTCTCGAGAATGTGGGATGGGGAAACCTTTCCCGAGCATATCGTCTGCAACCTGCGAAGGGTGGGAACTCTGCGGTACGGTGAAAACAGTCACCAGGAATCGGCTCTCTATAAACTGGGAAACCTGGAGGCCGGACTTACCGATTTACGGAAGATCCAGGGAAAGGAACTTTCCTTCAACAATATCCTCGACATGGACTCGGCCTGGCGCTGCGTAAGTGACTTTATCCAGCCTGCCGCGGTAGTTGTAAAGCATACCAATCCCTGCGGAATGGGGAGGGGAGAGACTCTTCTGGAAGCCTTCGAGCGTGCCTGGAGCACAGATCCGAAATCAGCCTTTGGAGGAGTCATTGCGTTGAACCGGTCCTGCACGCCCGAACTGGCCGAGAAAATCTGCGCAAACTTTGTGGAAGTCGTTGTGGCTCCCGATTTCAGCGAGCCCGCGCTGGAAATTTTCTCAAAGAAAAAGAATCTCCGTCTGGTCGCCATGCCGGCTCTCACCGTGATGGAAAGTTTCGATTTGAAACGGGTCTGGGGTGGTTTCCTTCTGCAGACGTGGGACCAGGGAGATCCGAACACGACCGAATGGAAGGTTGTTACCAGGAGAAAACCTTCTGCCGAGGAAGAAGAAGCTCTTGCCTTCAACTGGAAGGTGATCCGTCATGTGAAATCCAATGCCATTATCTTCGGAACCGCGAATCAGACCGTAGGGATCGGAGCGGGACAGATGTCGAGGGTTGATGCCGTTGAGCTGGCTGTGAAAAAGGCGGAACTTCCTCTTCAGGGTACCGTGGTGGCATCCGATGCCTTCTTCCCCTTCCGTGATAATGTTGACGCCATTGCTGCTTCCGGTGCCACGGGAATCATCCAGCCCGGAGGGAGTATTCGTGACGAAGAGGTTATAGCGGCTGCCGATGAACATAACCTGACCATGATCTTTACCGGCGTCCGTCACTTTAAGCATTAA
- the creB gene encoding two-component system response regulator CreB, whose protein sequence is MEKKTVLIVEDEAPIADILLYALQTEGYHAAWTSTYHEALEYVQSTPPDLVILDINLPDGSGFDLCREIRTQSSLPILFLSSRTGEIDRVAGLEMGADDYIVKPFSPRELTARVRAVLRRTYPRAEEEEGSQTPSEIPFTIDEPRKRILYFGTPLLLSRYEYRILKLLISKPGWVFTREQILSMVWEDPEESFDRTIDTHVKNIRARARAVKPDLDPIVTHRGMGYALRETW, encoded by the coding sequence ATGGAGAAAAAGACCGTTCTCATCGTTGAGGACGAAGCTCCCATCGCAGACATCCTCCTCTACGCGCTCCAGACTGAGGGTTACCATGCCGCCTGGACTTCCACCTATCATGAGGCACTGGAGTACGTTCAGTCCACCCCACCGGACCTTGTCATCCTCGACATTAACCTTCCCGACGGTTCCGGGTTTGATCTCTGCCGGGAGATCCGCACCCAGAGCTCCTTGCCCATCCTATTCCTCTCCTCCCGCACCGGTGAGATTGACCGTGTCGCCGGTCTCGAGATGGGAGCCGATGATTATATTGTCAAGCCCTTCAGTCCAAGGGAACTCACCGCACGTGTCCGGGCCGTCCTGCGAAGAACTTACCCACGTGCAGAGGAAGAGGAAGGGTCACAGACACCCTCTGAGATTCCCTTTACGATCGACGAACCCCGCAAACGCATTCTCTATTTCGGGACACCGCTATTACTTTCCCGATATGAATACAGGATTCTTAAGCTTTTGATTTCAAAACCCGGTTGGGTCTTCACCCGGGAGCAGATCCTTTCCATGGTGTGGGAGGATCCCGAAGAGAGCTTTGACCGGACTATCGATACCCACGTTAAGAATATTCGAGCACGGGCCAGGGCCGTGAAACCGGACCTTGATCCCATTGTCACGCACCGGGGAATGGGATACGCGCTCCGGGAGACCTGGTGA